One part of the Vanessa atalanta chromosome 4, ilVanAtal1.2, whole genome shotgun sequence genome encodes these proteins:
- the LOC125077893 gene encoding caseinolytic peptidase B protein homolog, producing the protein MSTIRSAAARVLRFGAVRLFAVPVRRSTSLNLSTSSSSRRRRYIVHAASVGLALIAADYVYNEKRFFIAAKLGNVQELRKQVETGKDDGRNSGDGEGGPADRRHALGWTALMVAAANDQPATVKELLRLGAKPDLREQYAGASATAASTGMHPLEVLQRREDEFCNAMNSRASFLGWTALHYAALSDSSTSAKALLEAGADPTARDHAGRRALHYARDPSTTRDVILEHIQRWEETAAAAAAEERRRFPLEQRLKQYIVGQTAAIETVAAAVRRKENGWADEEHPLVFLFLGSSGIGKTELAKQLARYMHRDDPAAFIRLDMSEYQEKHEVAKLIGAPPGYVGHEEGGQLTRALARRADAVVLFDEVDKAHPDVLTVLLQLFDEGRLTDGKGKLIECKNAIFVMTSNLASDEIAQYGLRLRREAEALAAQRVRPAVTAPTASAPLTDQTRKEYDENSEAFVPPEGEGEQEEALQVSRKFKDTVVRPILKRHFGRDEFLGRINEIVYFLPFSRQELLTLVQMELRAWAEKARARHSVELRWEGGVLGALADGYDVHYGARSIKHEVERRVVNQLALAAERGAVAGGCSVLLSARAGRLLLAVRTPPHREYVPLDLTA; encoded by the exons ATGTCAACAATTCGGTCCGCAGCCGCGAGGGTGCTTCGATTCGGTGCAGTAAGATTGTTTGCAGTGCCAGTAAGACGAAGCACCTCTCTTAATTTGAGTACTTCGTCTTCGTCGAGACGGCGTCGATACATAGTGCATGCTGCCTCAGTCGGCCTAGCGCTCATCGCTGCTGATTATGTGTATAATG aaaaaagattttttatagctGCAAAACTTGGAAATGTTCAAGAACTTCGAAA gcAGGTGGAAACGGGAAAAGATGATGGACGAAATTCTGGCGATGGCGAAGGAGGGCCAGCAGACAGACGACATGCTTTGGGCTGGACAGCTTTGATGGTCGCGGCTGCTAACGATCAACCAGCAACAGTAAAGGAGTTACTTCGTCTTGGAGCAAAACCTGATCTGCGTGAACAATACGCAGGGGCCTCCGCTACTGCGGCCTCAACTGGAATGCATCCATTAGAGGTGTTACAGAGAAGAGAAGATGAATTCTGTAATGCAATGAATTCCCGCGCATCTTTCTTAGGCTGGACAGCACTTCATTACGCTGCTCTATCAGATTCGTCAACGTCTGCTAAAGCATTGCTGGAAGCCGGTGCTGACCCCACTGCCCGAGATCATGCTGGGCGTCGAGCACTGCATTATGCTAGGGACCCTTCTACCACACGTGACGTAATTCTAGAGCATATTCAACGCTGGGAAGAGACCGCTGCCGCCGCCGCGGCTGAGGAACGACGGCGGTTTCCCTTAGAACAacgtttaaaacaatatatcgtTGGACAGACGGCGGCCATTGAAACTGTCGCTGCCGCTGTACGTCGGAAAGAAAACGGGTGGGCGGACGAAGAACATCCGCTCGTATTTCTTTTTTTAGGAAGCTCCGGAATCGGGAAAACGGAACTTGCGAAACAGCTCGCAAGGTATATGCATCGTGACGATCCTGCGGCTTTCATTCGACTGGATATGTCAGAATACCAGGAAAAACATGAAGTAGCCAAGCTTATTGGAGCTCCGCCTGGATACGTGGGTCATGAAGAAGGCGGTCAATTAACGAGAGCGCTCGCCCGACGAGCGGATGCTGTAGTTTTATTCGACGAAGTAGACAAAGCCCATCCTGACGTTCTTACAGTACTTTTACAGCTCTTTGACGAG GGACGCCTCACGGATGGCAAGGGTAAGCTGATCGAGTGTAAGAATGCGATCTTTGTGATGACGTCTAACTTGGCGTCGGACGAAATCGCGCAGTACGGACTGCGACTGCGACGTGAGGCGGAGGCGCTCGCGGCGCAACGAGTTAGACCCGCAGTCACCGCTCCCACCGCTTCCGCTCCTCTCACGGACCAGACCAGAA AAGAGTACGACGAAAATTCCGAAGCATTCGTTCCGCCCGAGGGCGAGGGTGAGCAGGAGGAGGCGCTGCAGGTGTCCCGAAAGTTCAAGGACACGGTAGTGCGGCCCATCCTTAAGCGGCATTTCGGGCGTGACGAGTTCCTTGGTCGCATCAACGAGATCGTATATTTCCTGCCCTTCTCGCGGCAGGAGTTGCTCACACTCGTGCAAATGGAGTTACGCGCGTGGGCAGAGAAAGCGCGAGCCAGACATTCTGTTGAGCTTCGCTGGGAAGGCGGTGTCTTGGGTGCACTCGCCGACGG ATACGACGTGCACTACGGGGCGCGCTCAATCAAGCACGAGGTGGAGCGGCGCGTAGTGAATCAGTTGGCGCTGGCAGCCGAGCGTGGCGCCGTGGCCGGCGGATGCTCCGTGCTGCTCAGCGCGCGCGCCGGCCGGCTACTGCTCGCTGTGCGTACGCCTCCACACCGTGAATATGTACCGCTCGACCTCACCGCGTGA